One window from the genome of Candidatus Synechococcus calcipolaris G9 encodes:
- a CDS encoding universal stress protein, whose amino-acid sequence MFNTILIALDMTDFSERVMEALYQLPIDADTQVILSHVISPSESGFDSPADRPSAHPQGTYRAIEEHLHRFQSQLPAAAKIEIVTGDPAEEIIRLANIYAADLIILGTRGLTGMRRVVQGSVSGAVVADAPCSVFVVKPV is encoded by the coding sequence ATGTTTAATACGATTCTGATTGCCTTGGATATGACAGACTTTTCGGAGCGGGTCATGGAAGCCCTGTATCAGCTACCCATTGATGCGGATACCCAGGTGATTCTTTCCCATGTCATTTCCCCATCGGAGTCTGGATTTGATAGTCCCGCCGATCGCCCCTCCGCCCATCCCCAGGGAACCTACCGAGCCATTGAAGAACATCTGCATCGGTTTCAAAGCCAACTCCCCGCCGCCGCCAAAATTGAAATTGTCACCGGAGACCCGGCAGAGGAAATTATACGTTTAGCAAATATTTACGCCGCCGATTTAATTATCCTCGGAACCCGCGGACTTACGGGAATGCGACGGGTTGTTCAAGGTTCCGTGAGTGGGGCCGTGGTGGCGGATGCCCCCTGTTCCGTTTTCGTTGTTAAGCCTGTTTGA
- the gpmI gene encoding 2,3-bisphosphoglycerate-independent phosphoglycerate mutase, translating into MASTPVAPVVLVILDGWGYREESAGNAIAAANTPVMDSLWTAYPHTLVQTSGKAVGLPKGQMGNSEVGHLNIGAGRIVPQELVRISDAAEDGTINDNPALVDLCQTLKSRQSKLHLIGLCSEGGVHSHVDHLYALVKMAKNQGIDQVCIHAITDGRDTAPQSGKDVLTELDQRLRAIGAGQIVTVSGRYYAMDRDRRWDRCQLAYDVITSDENIQAQSAPEVMGKSYAQGVNDEFVMPIRIAPGAIAPGDGVIFFNFRPDRARQLTQALIDPDFNEFERSLISPLGFVTFTQYDASFKCAVAFPPQNLDNILGQVLAHHDLKQLRAAETEKYAHVTYFFNGGLEEALPGEDRILIPSPMVATYDRAPAMSAEAVTNVVIEGIEKEIYSLIVVNYANPDMVGHTGQIEATVVALETVDRCLGHLVESVSQRGGTVLITADHGNAEYMRDDEGNPWTAHTTNPVPFILVEGEKRKIPGHGAEVNLRDDGCLADIAPTILDILNLPQPPEMTGRSLISVAPYEMRMNRTPVRVKL; encoded by the coding sequence ATGGCATCGACACCTGTTGCTCCCGTGGTTTTGGTTATTCTAGATGGCTGGGGCTATCGCGAAGAGTCCGCTGGGAATGCGATCGCTGCGGCCAATACCCCCGTGATGGATAGCCTTTGGACCGCATACCCCCACACCTTAGTCCAGACATCGGGTAAAGCCGTTGGTCTACCCAAGGGGCAAATGGGGAATTCCGAAGTGGGCCACCTGAATATTGGGGCGGGGCGGATTGTCCCCCAGGAGTTGGTGCGTATTTCCGATGCGGCAGAAGATGGAACCATCAATGATAATCCAGCCCTCGTTGACCTCTGCCAAACTCTCAAATCTCGCCAGAGCAAACTTCATTTAATCGGCCTCTGTTCTGAGGGGGGCGTTCACTCCCATGTGGATCATCTTTATGCCCTCGTGAAAATGGCCAAAAATCAAGGTATAGACCAAGTCTGTATACATGCCATTACCGACGGACGGGACACCGCTCCCCAGAGTGGCAAAGATGTGCTCACGGAATTAGATCAGCGATTAAGGGCGATCGGCGCCGGCCAAATTGTGACGGTCAGTGGTCGCTATTACGCGATGGATAGGGATCGCCGTTGGGATCGATGTCAACTGGCCTACGATGTGATCACCTCCGATGAAAATATTCAGGCCCAGTCTGCCCCGGAAGTGATGGGCAAATCCTATGCCCAGGGTGTGAATGATGAGTTTGTCATGCCCATTCGCATTGCCCCAGGAGCGATCGCCCCAGGGGATGGGGTCATTTTCTTTAATTTTCGCCCCGATCGCGCCCGTCAGCTAACCCAAGCCCTCATTGATCCTGATTTCAATGAATTTGAGCGATCGCTGATTTCTCCCCTTGGTTTTGTCACCTTTACCCAGTACGATGCCAGCTTCAAATGTGCCGTGGCCTTTCCGCCCCAAAACCTGGATAATATCCTCGGTCAAGTTCTGGCCCACCATGATCTCAAGCAACTGCGGGCCGCCGAAACGGAAAAATATGCCCACGTCACCTACTTTTTTAACGGTGGTCTAGAAGAAGCCCTACCTGGGGAAGATCGCATCCTCATCCCCAGTCCGATGGTGGCCACCTACGATCGCGCTCCGGCCATGTCCGCAGAAGCCGTCACTAATGTCGTGATCGAAGGCATTGAAAAAGAAATCTACTCCCTGATTGTGGTCAATTACGCCAACCCAGATATGGTTGGTCATACGGGCCAAATTGAGGCGACAGTCGTTGCCCTAGAAACCGTTGATCGCTGTTTGGGTCATTTAGTGGAAAGCGTCAGCCAACGGGGGGGAACCGTCCTAATTACGGCGGATCATGGCAATGCGGAGTACATGCGGGACGACGAGGGCAATCCTTGGACAGCCCACACCACCAATCCGGTTCCATTCATCTTAGTGGAGGGGGAAAAACGGAAAATACCGGGCCATGGAGCAGAGGTAAATCTACGAGATGATGGTTGCTTGGCAGATATTGCACCCACCATTTTAGACATTCTTAATCTCCCCCAACCCCCAGAAATGACGGGGCGATCGCTCATTAGTGTGGCCCCCTACGAAATGCGGATGAATCGAACTCCAGTGCGGGTAAAGCTCTAA
- a CDS encoding HNH endonuclease gives MAKVLVLNASYEPLNITSWQRAVVLLIKGKAEQIEHNGKYIYEDFPLPTVIRLRYYVTMPYKEIPLTRRNILHRDGHSCQYCSYSGDDLTLDHVIPKSRGGGDTWENMVTACVRCNVKKGNRTPKEAQMPLHQTPRRPISSLYFEVTKHVRTGTHAEWRKYVIGL, from the coding sequence ATGGCCAAGGTTTTGGTTCTTAATGCCTCCTATGAACCACTCAACATTACGAGTTGGCAACGAGCCGTTGTCCTTTTAATTAAGGGTAAAGCGGAACAAATTGAGCATAACGGCAAGTATATCTACGAAGACTTTCCCTTGCCAACGGTAATTCGGCTCCGCTACTACGTCACCATGCCCTATAAAGAAATTCCCCTGACCCGACGTAATATCTTGCATCGAGATGGTCATTCCTGTCAATACTGTAGTTACAGCGGTGACGATTTAACCCTGGATCACGTGATTCCCAAATCTCGGGGGGGCGGTGATACCTGGGAAAATATGGTAACGGCCTGTGTGCGCTGCAATGTGAAAAAGGGCAATCGCACCCCCAAGGAAGCTCAGATGCCCCTCCATCAAACCCCCCGCCGCCCCATTAGTAGCCTCTATTTTGAAGTCACCAAGCACGTCCGCACCGGAACCCATGCGGAATGGCGGAAATATGTAATTGGTTTGTGA
- a CDS encoding alpha/beta fold hydrolase, with amino-acid sequence MGKLSLADGTDIYYKDWGTGQPVVFSHGWPLSSDSWEAQMLFLASHGYRCIAHDRRGHGRSSQPWQGNEMNTYADDLATLITTLGLQNIVLVGFSTGGGEISRYIGRHGTGCVAKAALISAVPPLMVQTAANPQGLPISVFDSLRAASLSDRSQLYRDLASGPFFGFNRPGAAVSQGMIDWFWLQGMQSGHKNALDCIKAFSETDFTEDLKAFDIPTLIIHGDDDQIVPIDTSALAAAKLVKNATLKIYPGAPHGLTDTHKDQLNQDLLDFLRV; translated from the coding sequence ATGGGCAAACTAAGTCTGGCGGATGGTACGGATATTTATTACAAAGATTGGGGTACAGGTCAGCCGGTCGTTTTTAGCCATGGCTGGCCCCTCAGTAGTGATAGCTGGGAAGCCCAAATGTTGTTTTTAGCCTCCCACGGCTATCGCTGTATTGCCCACGATCGCCGCGGACATGGGCGTTCGAGTCAACCTTGGCAGGGTAACGAGATGAATACCTATGCCGATGACTTAGCAACTTTGATTACAACCCTAGGTTTACAGAATATTGTCCTCGTGGGTTTTTCAACGGGGGGCGGTGAAATTAGCCGCTATATTGGCCGTCATGGAACAGGTTGTGTTGCGAAAGCTGCGCTTATTTCTGCGGTTCCACCATTAATGGTGCAAACAGCTGCAAATCCCCAAGGATTACCGATCTCCGTTTTTGATAGTTTGCGGGCAGCATCTTTGAGCGATCGCTCCCAACTCTATCGCGATTTAGCCAGTGGCCCCTTCTTTGGGTTTAATCGTCCTGGAGCAGCGGTATCCCAGGGAATGATCGACTGGTTCTGGTTACAGGGAATGCAGTCGGGCCATAAAAATGCTTTAGATTGCATTAAAGCCTTTTCGGAAACAGATTTCACCGAAGACTTGAAAGCCTTTGATATTCCAACCCTTATTATTCATGGGGATGATGATCAAATTGTCCCAATAGATACCTCGGCCCTTGCCGCCGCCAAACTGGTGAAAAATGCAACTCTGAAAATTTATCCTGGTGCGCCCCATGGTCTGACAGATACCCATAAAGACCAACTCAACCAAGATTTACTTGACTTCCTACGTGTATGA
- the holA gene encoding DNA polymerase III subunit delta, translating into MGIYFYWGEDSFRLQQAVQALRDRLLDQAWVSFNYEKLPGDQTESTQQALSQVLTLPFGGGDRLVWLANTHLGQRCSADLLEELSLTLPHIPPECHLLLTSSQKPDGRSKVVKLLQKHGQFQEFSPIPPWKTEELETAVVQAAKTLGVNLSAAAVELLAEAVGNDTRQLHNELEKLRLYAGSTTIQPEQVAALVTVTTQNSLRLASTILAGDRGTALELLSDLLRQNEPPLRLMATLTRQFRTWLWVKLLTSDRERDNTVIARLADVGNPKRIYFIQKEIKNTPLAALKACLPTLLNIESQLKQGRDAEQTLTTGIIRLCLDCSS; encoded by the coding sequence ATGGGCATTTATTTTTATTGGGGTGAAGATAGTTTTCGCCTTCAGCAGGCGGTACAAGCCCTCCGAGATCGTCTGTTGGATCAGGCGTGGGTTAGTTTTAATTATGAAAAATTGCCTGGTGATCAAACGGAGTCAACCCAGCAAGCCCTCAGTCAAGTTCTTACCCTACCCTTTGGCGGTGGCGATCGCCTCGTTTGGTTAGCCAATACCCATCTGGGTCAACGTTGTAGTGCTGATTTACTGGAAGAATTGAGTCTGACCCTGCCCCATATTCCGCCGGAATGCCATTTACTTCTCACCAGTTCCCAAAAACCCGATGGTCGCAGCAAGGTGGTGAAACTTCTGCAAAAGCACGGCCAATTTCAGGAATTTAGCCCCATTCCCCCCTGGAAAACCGAGGAACTAGAAACGGCCGTGGTGCAGGCGGCTAAAACCCTGGGGGTAAATCTCTCCGCCGCTGCCGTTGAACTACTGGCGGAAGCCGTGGGAAACGATACACGGCAACTCCACAACGAACTGGAAAAACTGCGTCTCTATGCCGGAAGTACCACCATTCAACCGGAACAGGTGGCGGCCCTCGTCACCGTCACGACCCAAAATAGTTTGCGCTTGGCCAGTACCATCCTGGCAGGAGATAGGGGTACAGCCCTAGAGTTACTCAGTGATTTACTCCGCCAAAATGAACCTCCCCTACGTTTAATGGCCACCCTGACCCGACAGTTTCGCACCTGGCTTTGGGTTAAACTCCTCACCAGCGATCGCGAACGGGATAACACTGTCATTGCCCGCCTTGCCGATGTCGGAAATCCGAAGCGCATCTATTTTATTCAAAAAGAAATTAAAAATACCCCTTTGGCGGCCCTTAAAGCTTGTCTGCCCACCCTCCTGAACATTGAAAGCCAACTGAAGCAGGGGCGAGATGCAGAGCAAACCCTAACCACCGGCATTATTCGCCTTTGTTTAGACTGTTCGAGTTAG
- a CDS encoding HAD-IC family P-type ATPase: MSDVSELIGLTTAEVIACQEAGLTNAQGKESNRSYKDILRENFLTFINGVFFFISLVLVILGRPGDVIAIVLVVFLNTIISVIQEMRAKQQLDQIALLTRPRVTVIRDRQEQIIDPAAVVQGDILLAQPGDQIVVDGVVVGSGQMQVDESLLTGESDRIVKQAGDGVYSGSFCVSGSAAYRAEKVGAASTANQLTAEAKVHHRKLTPLQREINLIIRVILALAIFLWILVLLSLLVGLTSFAMSVQTAAVVAGLVPVGLYLTITLAYALGALRISQQQVLVQQANAMESLSSVDVLCLDKTGTLTTNELQLQEIHPLGGVEKETIRAYLADFAASSTSPNQTSLALGAACPGPARPLRLEIPFSSAYKWSAQGFASESHSYLLGAPDVLLPVDQRSEEVDLYLESGMAQGLRVLLFAQAATDPQWPEGSENPELPANRIPLAVLWIGDRLRPDCETVLGRFQQAGIDVKIISGDHAGTVKALAKQVGMPAGAIAVSGADLAQMDDPTFEQTAVDATIFGRITPDQKAKLVKSLRQRGRHVAMIGDGVNDVLSLKQANVGIAMESGSAITRNVADIVLLEDAFSALPAAFREGQRIYNGIQDVTKLFMVRVFSFALLSLITVMAGRAFPLLIVHNSLLTLLGVGIPTLGVAYWAIPGPRSHKSLIRSLLHFVLPATISVTLVGILVYLGYIAWQMTPLFEILQGSLSLEEATRIITVNDLRHSLTIARTALVTALMFCSLILILFLKPPARMWVGGSPLSGNKRYVTLVLTMAAAFIWVMFWPPLRRFFDLDLLRFIDFGFIGLVVLAWALGLRSFWRYRVLDRFLGVDLR, translated from the coding sequence ATGTCAGATGTATCAGAGTTGATTGGTTTAACAACGGCGGAGGTCATTGCCTGCCAAGAGGCCGGATTAACCAATGCCCAAGGGAAGGAGTCCAATCGCTCCTACAAAGATATTTTGCGGGAAAATTTTCTCACATTTATCAATGGGGTCTTTTTCTTTATCAGCTTAGTTCTGGTGATTTTGGGTCGTCCTGGGGATGTGATTGCCATTGTCCTCGTGGTGTTCCTGAATACGATTATCAGTGTGATCCAAGAAATGCGGGCCAAGCAACAACTGGATCAAATTGCCCTTTTAACCCGGCCCCGCGTCACCGTCATTCGCGATCGCCAGGAGCAGATCATTGATCCCGCCGCCGTGGTTCAGGGGGATATTCTCTTGGCTCAACCAGGGGATCAAATCGTGGTGGATGGTGTGGTCGTTGGTTCCGGCCAAATGCAGGTGGATGAATCCCTGCTCACCGGAGAATCCGATCGCATTGTTAAGCAGGCGGGGGATGGGGTCTATTCCGGGAGCTTTTGTGTCAGTGGCAGTGCCGCCTATCGGGCTGAAAAAGTAGGGGCTGCCAGTACCGCCAATCAACTCACCGCCGAGGCCAAGGTTCACCATCGTAAACTCACCCCCCTGCAACGGGAAATTAACCTGATTATTCGGGTCATTCTCGCCCTAGCTATTTTTCTCTGGATTTTAGTGCTGCTCTCCCTACTGGTGGGACTAACCTCCTTTGCCATGAGTGTGCAAACAGCGGCGGTGGTGGCGGGCTTAGTTCCGGTGGGCCTTTACCTGACCATTACCCTTGCCTACGCCCTAGGAGCCTTGCGGATCTCCCAGCAGCAGGTGTTGGTGCAGCAGGCCAATGCCATGGAGTCCCTCAGTAGTGTGGATGTGCTCTGTCTGGATAAAACCGGTACATTGACCACCAATGAATTGCAATTACAGGAGATTCATCCCCTAGGTGGGGTAGAGAAGGAGACTATTCGAGCCTATCTAGCTGACTTTGCCGCCAGTTCCACCAGCCCTAATCAAACCAGTTTGGCCCTTGGGGCCGCTTGCCCTGGGCCGGCCCGACCCCTACGGTTGGAAATTCCCTTTTCCTCGGCCTACAAGTGGAGTGCCCAAGGCTTTGCATCGGAGTCCCATTCCTATCTGCTGGGGGCACCGGATGTTTTGCTGCCCGTGGATCAGCGCAGTGAAGAGGTGGATCTCTACCTGGAATCAGGAATGGCCCAAGGGTTACGGGTCTTACTCTTTGCCCAGGCGGCCACCGATCCCCAATGGCCCGAGGGCAGTGAAAATCCTGAATTGCCTGCGAATAGGATTCCCTTAGCCGTCCTTTGGATTGGCGATCGCCTGCGGCCAGACTGTGAAACAGTTCTAGGGCGATTTCAACAGGCGGGGATTGATGTCAAGATTATCTCTGGGGATCATGCTGGTACTGTGAAGGCCCTGGCCAAACAAGTGGGAATGCCTGCTGGGGCGATCGCCGTATCCGGGGCCGACCTTGCCCAGATGGATGATCCCACCTTTGAGCAAACGGCCGTGGATGCCACCATTTTTGGCCGGATTACCCCGGATCAAAAAGCCAAGCTAGTGAAAAGTCTGCGACAGCGGGGCCGCCATGTGGCCATGATTGGGGATGGGGTCAATGACGTTCTCTCCCTCAAGCAGGCCAACGTAGGGATTGCCATGGAAAGTGGCAGTGCCATCACCCGCAACGTGGCGGATATTGTACTCCTTGAAGACGCCTTTTCTGCTTTACCCGCCGCATTCCGGGAGGGGCAACGTATCTATAACGGTATCCAAGATGTCACCAAACTGTTTATGGTGCGGGTCTTCAGCTTTGCCCTTCTTTCCTTAATTACGGTGATGGCAGGCCGGGCCTTTCCGCTGCTGATTGTCCATAATTCCTTACTGACCCTACTGGGCGTGGGCATTCCCACCCTAGGGGTAGCCTATTGGGCCATACCCGGCCCCCGCAGCCATAAATCCCTCATTCGCTCCCTGCTGCACTTTGTCCTGCCAGCCACCATTAGTGTGACTCTGGTGGGAATTTTGGTGTATTTGGGCTATATTGCCTGGCAAATGACCCCCCTATTTGAAATTTTGCAGGGCAGCCTCAGCTTAGAAGAAGCCACCCGGATTATTACGGTGAATGACCTGCGCCATAGTTTGACCATTGCCCGTACCGCCCTAGTCACGGCCCTAATGTTCTGTTCCTTAATTTTAATTTTATTTCTCAAGCCCCCCGCGCGGATGTGGGTGGGAGGTTCTCCCCTCAGTGGCAATAAACGCTATGTAACCCTTGTTTTAACGATGGCGGCGGCGTTTATTTGGGTGATGTTTTGGCCGCCCCTGCGTCGCTTTTTCGACCTAGACCTCTTGAGGTTCATTGATTTTGGTTTCATTGGTCTGGTGGTTCTGGCCTGGGCCCTAGGATTACGTTCCTTTTGGCGATACCGGGTTTTAGATCGATTTCTGGGGGTTGACCTGCGATAG
- a CDS encoding RibD family protein: protein MPPLRPHITVILATSLDGKLASHAEPDQRIGSPRDWHHLEHLVAQTDGILFGANTLRLGGTAMRVVDRALIQARRQRKLPDQPQQIVCSASGNIDPELPFFSQPVRRTLLTTPQGQASWKNKPGFEQIWAMTTPEGGIDWPGVLQKMADQGIHSLGVLGGGILVTSLFEQGLVDKFWLTLCPLILGGTTSAAAIAGSGFTLATAPRFTLLESRPQGNEVFLHYRVEPPQGESHPG, encoded by the coding sequence ATGCCACCTTTACGACCGCATATTACCGTGATCCTAGCCACCAGTCTGGATGGCAAACTGGCCAGTCATGCCGAACCAGATCAACGGATTGGCTCCCCGCGGGATTGGCACCATTTAGAACACCTTGTGGCCCAAACCGATGGGATTTTATTTGGGGCGAATACCCTTAGGTTAGGGGGCACGGCCATGCGGGTCGTGGATCGGGCCCTAATTCAGGCCCGTCGCCAGCGCAAATTGCCAGACCAACCCCAGCAGATTGTCTGTTCCGCCAGTGGCAATATTGATCCAGAGCTGCCTTTTTTTAGTCAGCCAGTGCGCCGCACTCTGTTGACAACCCCCCAGGGACAGGCCTCCTGGAAAAATAAACCCGGATTTGAGCAGATATGGGCAATGACAACCCCAGAGGGGGGCATTGATTGGCCGGGAGTGTTACAAAAAATGGCCGACCAAGGGATTCATTCCTTGGGAGTCTTAGGGGGCGGCATTTTAGTCACCAGTCTCTTTGAGCAGGGTCTTGTGGATAAATTTTGGCTCACCCTCTGTCCCCTAATCCTGGGAGGAACAACCTCTGCGGCGGCAATCGCTGGCTCCGGCTTTACCTTGGCCACGGCTCCCCGCTTCACCCTGCTGGAATCTCGACCCCAGGGCAATGAGGTCTTCCTACACTACCGTGTTGAGCCACCCCAGGGTGAATCACACCCAGGCTAA
- a CDS encoding lysophospholipid acyltransferase family protein — protein MSSAFRQVQPPLQYLPQKFNFWVWWFFAQLLPPWLRWKMKIRAIEADNLGQLVHLYQQFQAGQGRLILAFRHPSTDDPLCMGYLLWHLLPRQAKKMGVALRSPVNSYFIYDRGIPLWAGNGVGWLFARLGGSSIMRGKLDTQALRSARQLLLEGEFPLAAAPEGSTNDHSERVSPLEPGVAQLGFWCLEDLEKAGRSQPVYIVPIGIQYFLAEPSWDILATVMTELEKKAGCTTAPIGTDQESLYRRLFNLALHLLDRLEDFYATSYRQTFPPLPELADANEQLAARLQRLLNVILDVAEGYFGLKAATTFVDRCRRLEQAAWDRMYRSDTDDFSVIEKGLANWLAEEANVRLRHMRLAERFTSVTGSYVREKPSMDRFGEVLLILWRTFSWIEGTVPDCNTLLGPRRVKMTIGEPIPVHDYWPTYRSNRKCARQAVEEVTKTLSQRLEGLII, from the coding sequence ATGTCTAGTGCCTTTCGTCAGGTGCAGCCGCCCCTGCAGTATTTGCCCCAAAAGTTTAATTTCTGGGTTTGGTGGTTCTTTGCCCAGCTTTTACCACCATGGCTGCGTTGGAAAATGAAGATTCGCGCCATTGAAGCGGACAATCTAGGGCAGCTCGTCCATCTCTATCAACAATTTCAGGCAGGCCAGGGGCGTTTAATCCTCGCCTTTCGCCACCCCAGTACGGATGATCCCCTGTGTATGGGCTATCTCCTCTGGCATCTACTGCCCCGCCAGGCTAAAAAAATGGGCGTGGCCCTGCGATCGCCGGTGAATAGTTATTTTATTTACGATCGCGGCATTCCTCTCTGGGCCGGTAATGGTGTCGGATGGCTCTTTGCACGCTTGGGGGGAAGTTCAATTATGCGCGGTAAGTTGGACACCCAAGCCCTGCGATCGGCGCGACAGTTGTTGCTAGAGGGAGAATTTCCCTTGGCAGCGGCCCCGGAAGGATCCACCAATGACCACAGTGAACGGGTGTCCCCCCTAGAGCCAGGGGTGGCCCAGTTAGGATTTTGGTGCTTAGAAGACTTAGAAAAAGCCGGGCGATCTCAACCCGTGTATATTGTCCCCATTGGTATTCAATACTTTTTGGCGGAACCCTCCTGGGACATCCTGGCAACGGTCATGACCGAACTGGAAAAAAAAGCAGGCTGTACCACCGCCCCCATTGGCACGGATCAAGAAAGCCTTTATCGACGATTGTTTAACCTGGCCCTGCACCTACTCGATCGCCTCGAAGACTTCTATGCCACCTCCTACCGGCAAACCTTTCCACCCCTGCCAGAATTGGCGGATGCCAATGAACAACTGGCGGCCCGACTGCAACGCCTCTTGAATGTGATTTTAGATGTTGCCGAGGGGTATTTTGGCCTGAAAGCCGCCACCACGTTTGTCGATCGCTGTCGTCGCCTAGAGCAGGCGGCCTGGGATCGAATGTATCGCTCCGATACCGATGACTTTTCGGTCATTGAAAAGGGCCTCGCCAATTGGTTAGCAGAAGAAGCCAATGTGCGACTGCGCCACATGCGTTTGGCGGAGCGGTTTACCTCGGTGACGGGTAGCTATGTCCGGGAAAAACCCTCCATGGATCGCTTTGGCGAGGTACTGTTAATTCTCTGGCGTACCTTTTCCTGGATTGAGGGGACAGTGCCGGACTGCAACACCTTGCTGGGGCCCCGCCGGGTGAAAATGACCATTGGCGAACCCATCCCCGTCCATGACTATTGGCCCACCTACCGCAGTAATCGTAAATGTGCCCGCCAGGCCGTTGAGGAGGTGACGAAGACCCTGAGTCAGCGTTTAGAAGGTTTAATTATTTAA
- the panB gene encoding 3-methyl-2-oxobutanoate hydroxymethyltransferase: MPHRSVTIPQLHQWKGQGRLITMLTAWDYLLAKLLDRAGIDVILVGDSLGMVALGYDTTLPVTLDQMVHHAQAVRRGVESALLVCDLPFLSYHASPQQALGSAGRLLKEAGVQAVKMEGATPGVLAATELLVQSGIPVLGHVGLTPQMIHSFGSLRQQGKTPETAEKILAGAIALERAGAFGIILEHIPASLAQTISQKLQIPTIGIGAGHDCDGQVLVTADLLGLTTQPPPFAPIYAELGGAIATAVQAYCQDVQQRKFSPLT, encoded by the coding sequence ATGCCCCATCGTTCCGTTACTATTCCCCAACTCCATCAGTGGAAAGGGCAAGGTCGTTTGATCACTATGCTAACGGCTTGGGATTATCTGCTGGCAAAACTCCTGGATCGGGCCGGTATTGATGTCATTTTGGTGGGAGATTCCCTAGGAATGGTTGCCCTCGGCTATGACACGACCTTGCCTGTAACCCTCGATCAAATGGTTCACCATGCCCAAGCGGTACGACGGGGGGTGGAATCGGCCCTTTTGGTTTGTGATTTACCTTTTTTGTCCTATCATGCGAGTCCCCAACAGGCCCTAGGTTCTGCGGGGCGGCTTTTGAAGGAAGCAGGAGTGCAAGCGGTGAAAATGGAGGGGGCAACCCCCGGTGTCCTTGCGGCTACAGAGCTTTTGGTGCAGTCGGGTATCCCTGTTTTAGGCCATGTTGGCTTAACTCCCCAAATGATTCATTCCTTTGGTAGTTTGCGTCAGCAGGGAAAAACACCGGAAACCGCTGAAAAAATCCTTGCGGGGGCGATCGCCCTGGAACGGGCCGGGGCCTTTGGGATCATTTTGGAACATATTCCCGCCTCCCTAGCCCAAACCATTAGCCAAAAACTTCAGATTCCCACCATTGGCATTGGCGCCGGCCATGATTGTGATGGCCAGGTGCTAGTCACCGCTGACTTGCTGGGCCTAACGACACAACCTCCCCCCTTTGCCCCTATCTATGCGGAGTTGGGAGGGGCGATCGCCACCGCCGTTCAGGCCTATTGTCAAGATGTCCAGCAACGGAAGTTTTCGCCGCTCACTTAG